From Nonomuraea helvata, a single genomic window includes:
- a CDS encoding VC0807 family protein, producing the protein MNRSLVKVLVWDVLPSVAAYYALRALGSSEYVALLTAAAVGFVRAAYVGISERKLDGFAAFMGLIFGLGLALAFVTGDERFLLAVKSFTTGSVAAVLAATCLARRPAAYAMAKRFGAEDAATAARWDRLYEADARFRRVYVVMTLTWAGALLAESAVRIPLIYLLPVDVMAGLSSALLIGTLALLAVWSAWYGRRGEQAATAAQHQAT; encoded by the coding sequence GTGAACCGTTCCCTCGTCAAGGTCCTCGTCTGGGACGTCCTCCCGTCGGTCGCCGCTTACTACGCGTTACGCGCGCTCGGGTCGAGCGAGTACGTCGCGCTGCTGACCGCCGCCGCGGTGGGCTTCGTGCGTGCCGCCTATGTCGGGATAAGCGAGCGCAAGCTTGACGGCTTCGCCGCCTTCATGGGCCTGATCTTCGGCCTGGGACTCGCCCTCGCCTTCGTCACCGGCGACGAACGGTTCCTGCTCGCCGTCAAGTCCTTCACCACGGGCTCGGTAGCGGCCGTGCTGGCGGCCACGTGCCTGGCGAGGCGCCCCGCGGCGTACGCGATGGCCAAGCGGTTCGGCGCGGAAGACGCCGCCACGGCAGCCCGCTGGGACCGGCTGTACGAGGCGGACGCCCGTTTCCGGCGGGTGTACGTGGTCATGACGCTGACCTGGGCCGGGGCCCTGCTGGCCGAGTCGGCGGTCCGCATCCCGCTGATCTACCTGCTGCCCGTGGACGTGATGGCCGGCCTGTCGTCGGCGCTGCTGATCGGCACCCTCGCGCTGCTGGCCGTCTGGAGCGCCTGGTACGGCCGCCGCGGCGAGCAGGCCGCCACCGCCGCCCAGCACCAGGCCACGTGA
- the glgC gene encoding glucose-1-phosphate adenylyltransferase, which translates to MKSRKVLAVVLAGGEGKRLMPLTADRAKPAVPFGGMYRLVDFVLSNLANGGFLKIVVLTQYKNHSLDRHVSRTWRLTAMLGNYVTPVPAQQRLGPRWFSGSADALFQNLNLIYDEMPEHVIVFGADHIYRMDPRQMVEQHEDSGADVTVAAIRQPLSLADQFGVIETDPEGRRIVAFREKPKDAVGLADSPDEVYASMGNYVFKTQSMIDALREDALDPTSKHDLGGNIIPMLVKSGGADVYDFANNIVPGSTERDRGYWRDVGTLDAYYEAHMDLISAHPVFNLYNDKWPIFTGHDPLPPAKFVHNEGDRVGHAIDSLVSPGVIVSGGTAIRSVLSPSVVLHSHSLVEDSVLMENVKVGRGAVVRKAIIDKNVVIPDGARIGFDLEYDRTRFALTRGGVVVIGKNEIVDR; encoded by the coding sequence ATGAAGTCCCGAAAGGTGCTCGCGGTCGTGCTGGCAGGTGGAGAGGGCAAGAGGCTCATGCCGCTCACGGCGGATCGGGCGAAACCGGCCGTGCCGTTCGGGGGGATGTACCGGCTCGTGGATTTCGTGCTGTCGAACCTGGCGAACGGCGGCTTCCTGAAGATCGTCGTACTGACGCAGTACAAGAACCACAGCCTGGACCGGCACGTCTCGCGGACCTGGCGGCTGACCGCGATGCTGGGCAACTACGTGACCCCGGTGCCCGCGCAGCAGCGGCTCGGCCCGCGGTGGTTCTCGGGTTCGGCGGACGCCCTGTTCCAGAATCTCAACCTGATCTACGACGAGATGCCCGAGCACGTGATCGTGTTCGGGGCCGACCACATCTACCGGATGGACCCCCGGCAGATGGTCGAGCAGCACGAGGACTCGGGCGCCGACGTGACGGTGGCGGCGATCAGGCAGCCGCTGTCGCTGGCCGACCAGTTCGGCGTGATCGAGACCGATCCTGAGGGCCGCAGGATAGTGGCGTTCAGGGAGAAGCCGAAGGACGCGGTGGGCCTGGCCGACTCGCCCGACGAGGTGTACGCGTCGATGGGCAACTACGTCTTCAAGACGCAGTCGATGATCGACGCGCTGCGGGAGGACGCCCTCGACCCCACCAGCAAGCACGACCTGGGCGGCAACATCATCCCGATGCTCGTCAAGTCGGGCGGGGCCGACGTGTACGACTTCGCCAACAACATCGTGCCCGGCTCCACCGAGCGCGACCGCGGCTACTGGCGCGACGTGGGGACGCTCGACGCCTACTACGAGGCCCACATGGACCTCATCTCGGCGCATCCCGTCTTCAACCTCTACAACGACAAGTGGCCGATCTTCACGGGCCACGACCCGCTGCCGCCGGCCAAGTTCGTGCACAACGAGGGCGACCGGGTGGGGCACGCGATCGACTCGCTGGTCTCCCCCGGCGTGATCGTCTCCGGCGGCACGGCGATCAGGTCGGTCCTGTCGCCCAGTGTCGTGCTCCACTCGCACTCGCTGGTGGAGGACTCCGTGCTGATGGAGAACGTCAAGGTCGGCCGGGGCGCCGTCGTCCGCAAGGCGATCATCGACAAGAACGTCGTGATCCCCGACGGGGCGCGGATCGGGTTCGACCTCGAATACGACCGCACCCGGTTCGCGCTGACCAGGGGCGGGGTCGTGGTGATCGGCAAGAACGAGATCGTCGACCGCTAG
- a CDS encoding TetR/AcrR family transcriptional regulator produces MQPARRPGGRSAKVRAAVHDAVLELLREEDWDTLSIARVAERSGVHQATIYRRWGTLPALVDDTVTEQLSKGSPVPDTGSLRGDLEAYATQVAADVAGPLGRLYVRAAHIGTRGDDHETYMTDRAVQLEAMLQRARLRGEDPPGLLELMELVLAPIYYHAIFFNRPIGPEHARTYVDRLLRLRG; encoded by the coding sequence ATGCAACCCGCACGACGGCCCGGCGGCCGTAGCGCGAAGGTCCGGGCGGCCGTGCACGACGCGGTCCTCGAGCTGCTGCGCGAGGAGGACTGGGACACGCTGAGCATCGCCAGGGTGGCCGAGCGTTCAGGCGTCCACCAGGCGACCATCTACCGCCGCTGGGGCACGCTGCCCGCGCTGGTCGACGACACGGTGACCGAGCAGCTCTCCAAGGGCTCGCCGGTGCCCGACACGGGCTCGCTCCGCGGCGACCTGGAGGCGTACGCGACGCAGGTGGCGGCGGACGTCGCCGGCCCGCTGGGCCGCCTGTACGTGCGCGCGGCGCACATCGGCACCCGCGGCGATGACCACGAGACCTACATGACGGACCGGGCCGTGCAACTGGAGGCGATGCTGCAGCGGGCGCGGCTGCGTGGCGAGGACCCGCCCGGGCTGCTGGAGCTCATGGAGCTGGTCCTCGCCCCGATCTACTACCACGCGATCTTCTTCAACCGGCCGATCGGTCCCGAGCACGCCAGGACGTACGTGGACCGGCTGCTGAGGCTGCGCGGCTAG